A single Argentina anserina chromosome 7, drPotAnse1.1, whole genome shotgun sequence DNA region contains:
- the LOC126802904 gene encoding thioredoxin-like protein Clot, whose amino-acid sequence MPVKVLDATVSSFDSVFEKFKEESPNNKANFILFLADNDPSTSLSWCPDCVRAEPVIYKKLEAAPGDVALLRAYVGDRPTWRTPQHPWRVDSRFKITGVPTLVRWENDAVKGRLEDYEAHVEKKIDTLVSGN is encoded by the exons ATGCCTGTGAAAGTATTGGACGCGACCGTCTCCAGCTTCGACAGCGTCTTTGAGAAATTCAAAGAAGAATCACCAAACAATAAGGCCAATTTCATTCTCTTCCTGGCTGACAACGACCCTTCCACTTCTCTCAGCTGGTGTCCtg ATTGTGTGAGAGCTGAACCTGTAATCTACAAAAAACTGGAAGCTGCACCGGGTGATGTCGCACTTCTGAGAGCATATGTTGGAGATAGACCAACATGGAGGACTCCTCAACATCCATGGCGAGTGGACTCAAGGTTTAAGATTACTGGAGTTCCAACGCTCGTCCGCTGGGAGAATGATGCGGTCAAGGGTCGCCTCGAAGATTATGAAGCGCATGTTGAGAAGAAGATTGACACCCTTGTGTCTGGAAATTAA
- the LOC126802811 gene encoding sister chromatid cohesion 1 protein 3-like, whose product MFYSHTILARKGPLNTVWCAAHLQHRLKKSHYASTDIPSTVDRIMFPEVPIALRMSGHLLLGVVRIYSKKVEYLHQDCNLVLNGLRKAFASIDLSLPENAMQAPLQSITLPDNLNLDAFDSGPDFDYDGAHSDHLGNHEDITLSEQFPIATNPFVVITVDEDILMEYPSHQTEDFGSHATPMDMDTVPLHPEVDTHSPVNLSDEQTIDNDEVNPQGPEGVLCVHSPAHEQRRPSDDTLPDRPEMESEKDYRSQDPGPSQATEVLNLSEKDNSSTEDVQEIETERNAVSDIGSETFLFSASHENDVTEPHDPPTNEKAVLSPITEGSMHSIGPSPAVQPSLGTPASVASLSEGRQNINTSVSIAIQSTPLIEQPPIEQPVIEQPRPRKRKKQYFDDPVVLSNKFIGKTIKDASDLRRKRKKLPSSTLGIWKLNNALRKEQAFLQLSLTGLCSDLCNIYDETYISTKSHLFEEALPDPRQSPASPTTKVLSEDRAALSPMPPRTTDVSPDHGVGNSAPANEVPQSHSSPATECEDIEHLRGGEHDGDNTTPDSPPQRHSPIIYDFTPAPSKMGSASVPLLETNTGTEILQTPDLTVSAGFRESEFGTQRTTLEKGVRPEYAVPSHNHESTIEEAEDLWFLEADDRTPAGSHGSGVDSLSVRTRAVAQYLKSQSPEDLSSDLSLNKILEGKRRKLCARMFFETLVLKSYDLIDVKQEAPYGDIRLKLTQTLSKAQI is encoded by the exons ATGTTCTATTCGCACACAATATTGGCTCGGAAGGGCCCTTTGAATACCGTCTGGTGCGCCGCCCATCTCCAACACCGCCTCAAAAAGTCCCATTACGCCTCCACCGATATCCCCTCCACCGTCG ATCGCATCATGTTTCCGGAGGTTCCGATTGCTCTGAGAATGTCGGGCCACCTTTTGCTGGGGGTTGTTCGTATCTACTCGAAGAAAGTGGAGTATCTTCACCAGGACTGTAATCTTGTATTGAATGGCCTAAGGAAGGCTTTTGCTTCTATAGACTTGAGCTTGCCGGAGAACGCAATGCAAGCGCCGCTCCAGTCTATTACTTTGCCTGACAATCTAAATCTTGATGCTTTTGATTCCGGTCCTGACTTTGATTATGATGG GGCTCACAGTGATCATCTTGGGAATCACGAGGACATCACACTATCAg AACAATTTCCTATTGCAACAAACCCTTTTGTTGTTATAACTGTAGATGAG GATATCCTGATGGAGTATCCATCACATCAAACTGAGGATTTTGGTTCACATGCTACCCCTATGGATATGGA CACTGTACCTCTACATCCGGAAGTGGATACTCATAGTCCAGTCAATCTGTCAGATGAACAAACAATTGATAATGACGAGGTAAACCCTCAAGGTCCTGAAGGAGTATTATGTGTTCATAGTCCGGCGCATGAACAACGGAGGCCTAGTGATGATACCCTTCCAGACCGTCCAGAAATGGAAAGTGAGAAGGATTATAGAAGTCAAGATCCTGGACCAAGTCAGGCTACAGAAGTTCTTAACTTGAGTGAGAAAGACAACAGTTCTACTGAAGATGTTCAAGAAATAGAAACTGAACGCAATGCAGTTTCTGATATAGGCTCAGAAACCTTTCTATTTTCTGCCAGTCATGAGAATGATGTTACTGAACCACATGACCCACCTACAAATGAGAAGGCCGTACTTTCTCCAATTACAGAGGGAAGTATGCATTCAATTGGGCCGTCTCCAGCAGTCCAGCCAAGCTTAGGAACACCAGCTTCTGTTGCTTCTTTATCTGAGGGTCGACAGAATATCAATACATCTGTTTCAATTG CAATTCAATCAACACCCCTTATTGAACAGCCACCTATTGAACAACCAGTTATTGAGCAGCCAAGACcaaggaaaagaaagaagcaGTACTTTGATGATCCTGTTGTGCTATCTAATAA GTTTATTGGGAAGACAATTAAAGATGCAAGTGATTTGAGGCGCAAAAGGAAAAAGCTTCCGTCCTCTACATTGGGTATTTGGAAGTTGAACAATGCTTTGAGAAAGGAACAAGCGTTCCTTCAGCTTTCATTAACAG GGTTATGCTCTGATCTTTGTAACATATATGATGAAACATACATATCTACAAAATCCCATTTGTTTGAGGAAGCTCTTCCAGACCCCAGGCAATCACCTGCTTCTCCCACAACCAAAGTGCTCTCAGAAGATAGGGCTGCACTATCTCCTATGCCTCCTCGTACAACTGATGTCTCCCCAGATCACGGAGTTGGAAACTCTGCCCCTGCCAATGAAGTTCCACAGTCCCATTCTTCTCCTGCTACTGAGTGTGAAGATATTGAACACCTTAGAGGTGGTGAACATGATGGGGACAATACTACACCGGATTCACCACCTCAAAGGCATTCTCCGATAATATATGACTTTACTCCTGCCCCATCGAAAATGGGGTCAGCTTCAGTTCCTTTATTGGAAACAAATACTGGAACTGAAATACTGCAGACACCAGATTTAACAGTGTCAGCTGGATTTAGAGAGTCTGAATTTGGAACACAAAGGACAACTTTAGAGAAGGGAGTACGGCCTGAGTACGCAGTTCCTTCACATAATCACGAGTCAACAATTGAGGAAGCAGAA GATCTTTGGTTTTTGGAAGCAGATGATCGTACTCCAGCTG GTTCTCATGGATCAGGAGTTGATTCATTGTCAGTCAGAACCAG GGCTGTGGCTCAATATTTGAAAAGCCAATCTCCAGAAGACCTATCCAGTGATCTCAGCTTGAACAAAATTTtagaaggaaaaagaagaaagcttTGTGCTAGAATGTTCTTTGAAACACTG GTTTTGAAGAGCTATGACCTTATTGATGTAAAGCAAGAAGCTCCTTATGGTGACATTAGATTGAAGTTGACTCAAACCCTTTCAAAGGCTCAAATCTAA
- the LOC126802714 gene encoding 30S ribosomal protein 2, chloroplastic produces the protein MATISTLFSSPNLLRRPISTPKLTLKATPFQKLTSRGSYQRLYAVAEEVAADPDSKAARRVYIGNIPRTVDNAELTKIVEEHGAVEKAEVMYDKYSGRSRRFAFVTTKTVEDANTIVDKLNGTEIEGREIKVNITEKPLLQPDLSLVQAEESQFVDSPHKVYVGNLAKGVTTETLQKLFSEKAKVLSAKVSRVPGTSKSSGFGFVSFSSEEDVDAAISSFNNTLFEGQKIRVNKA, from the exons ATGGCGACAATCTCAACACTGTTCTCGTCACCCAATCTGCTTCGCCGCCCAATCTCAACACCGAAGCTGACCCTGAAAGCGACGCCGTTTCAGAAGCTGACCTCAAGAGGAAGCTATCAGCGGCTGTATGCTGTGGCCGAAGAAGTCGCGGCCGACCCGGATTCCAAGGCCGCCAGGAGAGTCTACATCGGCAACATTCCGAGGACTGTGGATAATGCGGAGCTCACCAAAATCGTGGAAGAACATGGCGCTGTGGAGAAGGCCGAG GTGATGTATGATAAGTACTCGGGAAGAAGTCGTAGGTTTGCGTTTGTTACAACAAAGACGGTGGAAGATGCAAATACCATAGTTGACAAGCTCAATGGAACT GAGATTGAAGGGCGTGAGATCAAGGTGAACATAACGGAGAAACCCCTTCTGCAACCAGATTTATCACTTGTTCAGGCAGAAGAGTCACAATTCGTCGACAGCCCCCACAAGGTTTATGTTGGAAATCTTGCAAAGGGAGTGACTACAGAAACACTCCAAAAGCTGTTCTCTGAAAAGGCCAAAGTGCTTAGTGCAAAGGTCTCCCGGGTTCCTGGAACATCGAAATCTAGTGGATTTGGGTTTGTGTCTTTCTCTTCGGAGGAGGATGTAGATGCTGCCATCTCATCTTTCAACAACACT TTGTTTGAAGGCCAAAAAATTCGCGTCAACAAGGCATAA
- the LOC126801785 gene encoding 60S ribosomal protein L6-like, translating into MAPKKERTAQVSRNPNLIRGIGKYSRSKMYHKRGLWAIKAKNGGAFPCHAKKPAAEVPAVKAPKFYPADDVKKPLINKHKPKPTKLRASVTPGTVLIILAGRFKGKRVVFLKQLSSGLLLVTGPFKINGVPLRRVNQSYVIGTSTKVDISGVNVEKFDDKYFAKEVQKKKKKGEGEFFEAEKEEKNVLPQDKKDDQKTVDTPLIKAIEGVADLKIYLAARFSLKQGMKPHELLF; encoded by the exons atggcgCCGAAGAAGGAGAGGACGGCTCAGGTGAGCAGAAACCCTAATTTGATCAGAGGGATCGGGAAGTACTCGCGGTCGAAGATGTACCACAAGAGAGGGCTTTGGGCTATCAAGGCCAAGAACGGCGGCGCTTTCCCCTGCCACGCTAAGAAGCCCGCCGCCGAGGTCCCGGCCGTCAAGGCTCCCAAGTTCTACCCGGCCGACGATGTCAAGAAGCCTCTTATCAACAAGCACAAGCCTAAGCCGACCAAGCTCAG GGCAAGCGTTACCCCCGGAACTGTGTTGATCATTCTGGCTGGAAGGTTCAAGGGCAAGAGGGTTGTCTTTTTGAAGCAGCTGTCTTCTGGCTTGCTTTTGGTCACTG GGCCATTCAAGATTAATGGTGTGCCTCTCAGACGGGTGAACCAATCTTATGTTATTGGAACTTCCACCAAGGTTGACATCTCTGGTGTTAATGTGGAGAAGTTTGATGACAAGTACTTTGCCAAGGAGgtccaaaagaagaaaaagaagggaGAAGGCGAGTTTTTTGAAGCAGAGAAGGAG GAGAAGAATGTACTCCCCCAGGACAAAAAAGATGACCAGAAAACTGTGGATACTCCATTGATTAAAGCCATTGAGGGAGTTGCAGATTTGAAGATTTATTTGGCTGCAAGGTTTTCACTCAAGCAAGGAATGAAGCCACATGAGCTCCTGTTCTAG